The following proteins are encoded in a genomic region of Mycolicibacterium confluentis:
- a CDS encoding enoyl-CoA hydratase/isomerase family protein, with translation MTQADTHRIETGTDTVLAQVVDGVGVVTLNRPHRRNALHTEIYEAVPRLLERFGADDGIGAVVITGAGGAFCAGGDVRDGGSARQVSSGDPEAEVAARSDLLTENARMVQLLHEIPKVTIAALPGAAVGAGMSIALAADLRIAARSAKLIPGWSKLAFSGDFGGAWFLTRLLGPSKALELLVADAPIDSVEGERLGLFNRVVSDDELPDAALRWAAEIAAGPTFAFAGVKANIADAQQLPLDVALRRESERMVRSALTEEHRQAVKRWLAAASKSGAPR, from the coding sequence GTGACCCAGGCCGACACTCACCGTATCGAGACGGGCACCGACACCGTCCTGGCACAGGTCGTCGACGGTGTCGGAGTCGTCACGCTCAACCGGCCCCACCGGCGCAACGCGCTGCACACCGAGATCTACGAGGCCGTGCCTCGCCTGCTCGAGCGGTTCGGCGCCGACGACGGCATCGGTGCGGTGGTCATCACGGGAGCGGGCGGCGCGTTCTGCGCCGGCGGTGATGTGCGCGACGGCGGATCGGCACGGCAGGTGTCCAGCGGTGACCCCGAGGCTGAGGTGGCGGCGCGCAGCGACCTGCTCACCGAGAACGCGCGAATGGTCCAGCTGCTGCACGAGATTCCCAAGGTGACGATCGCGGCGCTGCCCGGCGCGGCCGTGGGCGCCGGGATGAGCATCGCGCTGGCCGCCGATCTTCGCATCGCGGCCCGTTCGGCGAAACTGATCCCGGGGTGGAGCAAGCTCGCGTTCTCGGGAGACTTCGGCGGCGCGTGGTTTCTGACCAGGCTTCTGGGACCGTCCAAAGCGCTGGAACTGTTGGTGGCCGACGCCCCGATCGACTCCGTCGAGGGGGAGCGGCTGGGTCTGTTCAATCGGGTGGTCTCCGATGATGAACTGCCCGATGCCGCGCTGCGCTGGGCAGCCGAGATCGCTGCGGGGCCCACCTTCGCCTTCGCCGGGGTCAAGGCGAACATCGCTGATGCCCAACAACTTCCCTTGGACGTCGCACTGCGGCGGGAGAGTGAGCGAATGGTGCGCAGCGCGCTGACCGAGGAGCACCGCCAAGCCGTCAAGCGGTGGCTGGCCGCCGCATCCAAATCGGGGGCGCCCAGATGA
- a CDS encoding FAS1-like dehydratase domain-containing protein produces the protein MTQTDQAQDFDHAIKDEDIERAKLLLGVDAPTSIDEYYRELSADGIRNFARAYGDDNPLFADPQYAAGTRWGGPIAPPMIHIAMSRKMLGDPIPDDIRKATRGLFSGVHMFVSGQDTEWFAPVYPGDTLYGFGGLESIEEKASEYAGRSIIRIIRSVRVNQRAEVVAVTRMILIATERKKSRERGKYMDLKAATYTDAEIAEIDEIYAAEGPRGAEPRYYEDVNVGDVLPKMAKGPFTLTDMICFHTGGYGLAPYGIGPARVGYKNRQRAPKFYIKNAAGIPDVAQRLHWENEWSQSIGNPMAYDYGVMRECWLTHYLTDWMGDDGWLVRQHDEMRKFNFIGDVQIITGEVVGKRVENGNGVVDVEFRATSQRGEITAPATATVALPSRELGPVVLPRPSEELQRKAAAMTARHNELAHGTLR, from the coding sequence ATGACACAGACAGACCAGGCCCAGGACTTCGACCACGCGATCAAGGACGAGGACATCGAGCGCGCCAAGCTGCTCCTGGGTGTCGACGCCCCGACCAGTATCGACGAGTACTACCGCGAACTGAGCGCCGACGGTATCCGCAACTTCGCCCGCGCCTACGGTGACGACAACCCGTTGTTCGCGGATCCCCAGTACGCGGCGGGAACCCGTTGGGGCGGTCCGATTGCGCCACCGATGATCCACATCGCGATGTCGCGCAAGATGCTGGGCGATCCCATCCCGGACGACATCCGCAAGGCCACCAGGGGCCTGTTCTCGGGCGTGCATATGTTCGTCTCGGGTCAGGACACCGAATGGTTCGCCCCGGTGTACCCGGGTGACACCCTCTACGGTTTCGGCGGCCTGGAATCCATCGAGGAGAAGGCCAGCGAGTACGCCGGCCGCTCCATCATCCGGATCATCCGCTCGGTGCGGGTGAACCAGCGGGCCGAGGTTGTGGCGGTGACGCGGATGATCCTGATCGCGACCGAACGCAAGAAGTCGCGCGAACGCGGCAAGTACATGGATCTCAAGGCCGCGACCTACACCGACGCCGAGATCGCCGAGATCGACGAGATCTACGCGGCCGAGGGACCTCGCGGCGCCGAACCGCGCTACTACGAGGACGTGAACGTCGGCGATGTGCTGCCGAAGATGGCCAAGGGTCCGTTCACCCTCACCGACATGATCTGCTTCCACACCGGCGGATACGGATTGGCGCCCTACGGCATCGGTCCCGCCCGCGTCGGCTACAAGAACCGCCAGCGCGCGCCGAAGTTCTACATCAAGAACGCCGCGGGCATTCCCGACGTGGCGCAGCGCCTGCACTGGGAGAACGAGTGGTCGCAGTCCATCGGCAACCCGATGGCCTACGACTACGGCGTCATGCGGGAATGCTGGCTGACCCACTACCTCACGGACTGGATGGGTGACGACGGCTGGCTGGTGCGTCAGCACGACGAGATGCGCAAGTTCAACTTCATCGGTGACGTCCAGATCATCACCGGCGAAGTCGTCGGCAAGCGCGTCGAAAATGGCAACGGCGTCGTTGACGTCGAGTTCCGGGCCACCAGTCAGCGCGGGGAGATCACCGCGCCCGCCACCGCCACGGTGGCGCTGCCCAGTCGCGAACTCGGGCCCGTGGTGCTGCCGCGGCCCAGTGAGGAACTCCAACGCAAGGCGGCTGCGATGACGGCCCGTCACAACGAATTGGCCCACGGAACGCTGCGGTGA
- a CDS encoding cytochrome P450 family protein has protein sequence MSRVVGTLEKTDLDSREMLDHPHARYAHLRENHPVSWATATGLLQGKGGYMLTRYDDVQFVFSDERFSTDVMKNSPAGKFIWLLPPSLRMLAQTMVFKDDPDHKRLRTLVHKAFTPKLVSTMAADVSKIAEELADQVAAMRDVDLVHEYAVRLPMAVIATMLGVADEDRDKFQFLVEKLGNQQGNMLRGFPTARKLAKLFEELIDDRRLNPDEGLISELVLANEGGDRLSHKELVSMVFLLLLAGHDTTANLIGSSVLALIENPDQQQLLRAQPELLESTAIEELLRFTSPVADGAARFALEDMEIHGVPIPRGSQVLGAITSANRDESVFEKPEELDLTRKPNRHLAFAFGIHYCLGHQLARLEGRTALATLVERFPNWELAARPDDLRYKPTVSLRGLTKLPVRMY, from the coding sequence ATGTCCAGAGTGGTTGGCACACTGGAGAAGACCGATCTTGATAGTCGCGAGATGCTCGACCACCCGCATGCGCGCTACGCCCATCTGCGGGAGAACCACCCCGTGTCCTGGGCGACGGCGACTGGCCTCCTGCAGGGCAAGGGTGGCTACATGCTCACCCGTTACGACGACGTCCAATTCGTCTTCAGCGACGAGCGGTTCTCGACCGACGTCATGAAGAACTCGCCGGCGGGCAAGTTCATCTGGCTGCTGCCGCCGAGCCTGCGGATGCTGGCCCAGACCATGGTGTTCAAGGACGACCCCGACCACAAGCGGTTACGCACGCTGGTGCACAAGGCGTTCACGCCGAAGCTGGTCTCGACCATGGCGGCCGACGTCAGCAAGATCGCCGAGGAACTCGCCGATCAGGTTGCCGCGATGCGCGATGTCGACCTGGTGCACGAGTACGCCGTCCGGCTTCCGATGGCCGTGATCGCCACCATGCTCGGCGTCGCCGACGAGGACCGGGACAAGTTTCAGTTCCTGGTCGAGAAGTTGGGGAACCAGCAGGGCAACATGCTGCGCGGGTTCCCGACCGCGCGCAAGCTTGCCAAGCTCTTTGAAGAGCTCATCGACGACCGACGCCTGAATCCGGACGAGGGCCTGATCTCCGAACTGGTCCTTGCCAACGAGGGCGGTGACCGGCTGAGCCACAAAGAACTCGTCTCCATGGTCTTCCTGCTGCTGCTGGCGGGTCATGACACCACGGCCAACCTGATCGGCAGCAGCGTGCTGGCCCTCATCGAGAATCCGGACCAGCAGCAGTTGTTGCGCGCGCAGCCAGAACTGCTGGAGTCGACCGCCATCGAGGAACTGCTCCGCTTCACCTCGCCGGTGGCCGACGGCGCAGCGCGGTTCGCGTTGGAGGACATGGAGATCCACGGAGTGCCGATCCCGCGGGGCTCGCAGGTGCTGGGCGCGATCACCTCGGCCAACCGCGACGAATCGGTGTTCGAGAAACCCGAAGAACTGGATCTGACCCGGAAGCCGAACCGACACTTGGCGTTTGCATTCGGAATCCACTACTGCCTGGGACACCAACTGGCCCGGCTGGAGGGGCGTACGGCCCTGGCGACGCTGGTTGAGCGTTTCCCGAACTGGGAACTCGCGGCCCGGCCCGACGACCTCCGCTACAAGCCCACGGTGTCACTTCGCGGGCTCACGAAGCTACCAGTCCGGATGTACTGA
- a CDS encoding enoyl-CoA hydratase/isomerase family protein: MIPATPQEDLDAGRLESGTLRAIEFEVSENVATITLNRPDALNAISGEMAHELSWAWQTVRDTDDIHVAVLRAAGDRAFCTGVDVKGDGSWFFRSNVWNTFDPGTVVSPKITHRCWKPVVTAVNGLAAGGAQYLINESDIVICADDAAFFDPHANASIVSALEPIGMLHRGVPLGEVLRWALMGTEERITADTALRIGLVSEVVPREQLWARAHDIAASIAARSPQAIQGTIRAIWESLDMTRSTALQNGMAYTHIGNPPLAERRAAPRRNGPPTLR; the protein is encoded by the coding sequence ATGATTCCCGCTACCCCCCAGGAAGATCTGGACGCAGGCCGGCTTGAGTCCGGCACGCTTCGGGCCATCGAGTTCGAGGTGTCGGAGAACGTCGCCACGATCACTCTGAACCGTCCGGACGCACTGAACGCCATTTCCGGCGAGATGGCTCATGAACTGTCGTGGGCGTGGCAGACCGTGCGCGACACCGACGACATCCATGTGGCGGTGTTGCGGGCCGCGGGAGATCGCGCGTTCTGCACGGGCGTCGACGTCAAGGGGGACGGCAGTTGGTTCTTCAGATCCAACGTGTGGAACACGTTCGATCCGGGCACCGTCGTCTCCCCCAAGATCACCCACCGCTGTTGGAAGCCCGTGGTCACCGCGGTCAACGGACTGGCCGCAGGCGGCGCCCAGTACCTCATCAACGAGTCCGACATCGTGATCTGCGCCGACGATGCGGCGTTCTTCGACCCGCACGCCAACGCCTCGATCGTCTCGGCGCTCGAGCCCATCGGGATGCTGCATCGCGGCGTCCCACTCGGTGAGGTGCTGCGCTGGGCCCTGATGGGCACCGAGGAGCGGATCACCGCGGACACCGCCCTTCGCATCGGCCTGGTGTCCGAAGTGGTGCCGCGCGAACAGCTGTGGGCGCGCGCGCACGACATCGCGGCGTCCATCGCAGCGCGAAGCCCGCAGGCCATCCAGGGCACGATCCGCGCGATATGGGAATCTTTAGACATGACCCGGTCGACCGCTCTCCAGAACGGCATGGCCTACACCCACATCGGCAATCCACCGCTGGCCGAACGGCGCGCCGCCCCGCGCCGCAACGGGCCGCCGACGCTTCGATGA
- a CDS encoding FadR/GntR family transcriptional regulator: MSELIAPRIDSRKAKLAGRAAEQIVSDVIELGWPVGHVLGSEAELLERYGVSRAVLREAVRLVEHQRVARMRRGTGGGLVIDEPDIEAVIGPAIIYLLRVDATLDEIFDTRILLEELAAEIASQRAGESDIPLLRATLEREASGGPADHRLLHSQVAALTLNPVLELFVETFSRVSNFYFADEAAVPPEVAREVHRAHDAIAKAVLSNNPGLARERMRRHLRAEGEFIRAQPDTVQRLDPAVALAGSVGDKRGEALARQLFAQIVSTGAQPGAFIGSETTLMERHQASRAVVREAIRILEYHQIALTRRGPGGGLFVAEPDSSALADVITIYLRRRGVELRHIADLRTGLELAVVERAAARLSELRADDIDALQRSLRTEAQQGLEMAFAQAEDFHSMLARLTGNRALELVHRVTMRLGWQFYSELATANPRVSALSAPAVIEPAHQDITDALVAGDAELAIMRMRAHMAATASPS, translated from the coding sequence GTGAGCGAACTGATCGCACCGCGGATCGATTCGCGGAAGGCCAAGCTGGCCGGGCGGGCCGCCGAACAGATCGTCTCCGACGTGATCGAGTTGGGCTGGCCAGTCGGCCACGTCCTGGGCTCGGAGGCCGAACTGCTCGAACGCTATGGCGTGAGCCGTGCGGTCCTGCGCGAGGCGGTCCGACTCGTCGAGCATCAGCGCGTGGCGCGGATGCGGCGCGGCACCGGCGGCGGCCTGGTGATCGACGAACCCGACATCGAGGCCGTGATCGGCCCGGCGATCATCTACCTGCTGCGCGTCGACGCCACGCTCGACGAGATCTTCGACACGCGGATCCTGCTGGAGGAACTTGCCGCCGAGATCGCCTCGCAGCGCGCAGGCGAGTCCGACATCCCCCTGCTCCGGGCAACCCTGGAGCGCGAGGCCTCCGGCGGGCCCGCCGACCACCGCCTGCTGCACTCGCAGGTCGCGGCCCTGACCCTCAACCCGGTCCTCGAACTCTTCGTCGAGACCTTCAGCCGGGTGAGCAACTTCTACTTCGCCGACGAGGCGGCCGTACCGCCCGAGGTCGCCCGCGAAGTCCACCGAGCCCACGACGCCATCGCCAAGGCGGTGCTGTCCAACAACCCCGGCCTGGCGCGCGAGCGCATGCGTCGGCACCTGCGCGCTGAAGGCGAGTTCATCCGGGCCCAACCCGACACCGTGCAACGCCTCGATCCGGCGGTCGCACTCGCCGGGTCCGTCGGCGACAAGCGCGGTGAGGCGCTGGCACGTCAACTGTTCGCCCAGATCGTCTCCACGGGCGCCCAGCCGGGGGCCTTCATCGGATCCGAGACCACGCTCATGGAGCGGCATCAGGCCAGCCGCGCGGTGGTGCGCGAGGCCATCCGCATCCTTGAGTACCACCAGATCGCGCTGACTCGGCGAGGTCCCGGCGGTGGGCTCTTCGTGGCCGAACCGGACAGTTCGGCGTTGGCGGACGTCATCACGATCTACCTTCGGCGACGCGGCGTGGAGTTGCGCCACATCGCCGATCTGCGCACGGGTCTGGAGTTGGCGGTGGTTGAACGCGCCGCCGCGAGGTTGTCCGAATTGCGGGCCGACGACATCGACGCGCTGCAGCGCTCCCTGCGCACCGAGGCTCAGCAGGGCCTGGAGATGGCGTTCGCCCAAGCCGAGGACTTCCACTCGATGCTGGCCAGGTTGACGGGCAACCGCGCGCTCGAACTCGTCCATCGCGTGACGATGCGGTTGGGCTGGCAGTTCTACTCGGAACTGGCCACGGCCAATCCACGGGTCAGCGCCCTGTCCGCACCGGCCGTCATCGAACCCGCCCACCAGGACATCACCGATGCCCTGGTGGCGGGCGACGCCGAACTGGCGATCATGCGGATGCGCGCGCACATGGCCGCGACCGCCAGCCCCTCCTGA
- a CDS encoding AMP-binding protein: MQHPWDQRLGVWWIAEDHPDAPAIAESPSGRTLTFGELTSAAHRVSHALRAHDLQTGGVVAYALPNDVDAVIWQLATNQIGLRYLTLNTALSAEEFASILEHSGATVLVSHADYLDRFPALPDDITLRIMVGDHEAGGGFVAEADFLAGHPDTPPADRTQGDAIRYSSGTTGKPKGIVRALDGREASEAANALAIFGRAFDFRPFDGTHLVSTGMHHAGCQSFYLGALNVGQALVIQGRFDAEKTLSAIEQHGVTTAYMVPTQFVRMLKLPADVREKYDVSSLRSVVHSAAPCPLQVKKEMMAWWGPVIWETYGGTEGPATIAKPQRWLERPGTVGRPIRGVRVKILDDGGRELGAHDIGDVYIERTDGQSFEYRNDAELTESVHRGTAFTIGDVGYLDDDGFLFICDRAKDMIISGGVNIYPAEVEGVLSSHPAVADVAVIGIPDPEWGEQVKAVVELVPGHEPATGLADDIIAFCRARLAGFKCPRSVDFDSALPRTEAGKLVKRQIRDVYWADAGRQV; encoded by the coding sequence ATGCAGCATCCGTGGGATCAGCGCCTCGGCGTGTGGTGGATAGCGGAGGACCATCCGGACGCGCCGGCGATCGCCGAGTCCCCCAGCGGTCGCACCCTGACCTTCGGCGAGTTGACGTCCGCCGCGCACCGGGTGTCCCACGCCCTGCGCGCCCATGACCTGCAGACCGGCGGTGTGGTGGCCTACGCGCTGCCCAACGACGTCGACGCGGTCATCTGGCAGTTGGCCACCAACCAGATCGGGTTGCGCTACCTGACGCTCAACACGGCGCTGTCGGCCGAGGAGTTCGCGTCGATCCTCGAGCATTCCGGCGCCACGGTCCTGGTGAGCCACGCCGACTACCTCGACCGATTCCCGGCCCTGCCTGACGACATCACCCTGCGCATCATGGTGGGAGACCACGAGGCGGGCGGCGGCTTCGTCGCCGAGGCGGACTTTCTCGCCGGCCACCCGGACACCCCGCCGGCCGATCGCACCCAGGGCGACGCGATCCGCTACTCGTCGGGAACCACCGGCAAACCCAAGGGCATCGTCAGGGCGCTCGACGGCAGAGAGGCGTCCGAAGCCGCCAACGCTCTGGCGATCTTCGGCCGCGCGTTCGACTTCCGCCCCTTCGACGGCACGCACCTGGTCTCGACGGGCATGCACCACGCCGGATGCCAGAGCTTCTACCTGGGCGCGCTCAACGTCGGGCAGGCCTTGGTCATCCAGGGCCGGTTCGACGCCGAGAAGACCCTGTCCGCCATCGAGCAGCACGGGGTGACCACCGCGTACATGGTCCCCACGCAGTTCGTCCGCATGCTCAAACTGCCCGCCGACGTCCGCGAGAAGTACGACGTGTCCAGCCTGCGCTCGGTGGTCCACTCCGCGGCACCGTGCCCGCTGCAGGTCAAGAAGGAGATGATGGCCTGGTGGGGCCCGGTGATCTGGGAGACCTACGGCGGCACCGAGGGCCCGGCGACCATCGCGAAACCGCAGCGTTGGCTGGAGAGGCCCGGCACCGTCGGTCGCCCGATTCGCGGCGTGCGGGTCAAGATCCTCGACGACGGGGGGCGTGAACTGGGCGCGCATGACATCGGGGACGTCTACATCGAACGAACGGACGGACAGAGTTTCGAGTACCGGAACGACGCCGAACTCACCGAATCGGTGCACCGCGGTACCGCGTTCACGATCGGCGACGTCGGGTACCTCGACGACGACGGCTTCCTGTTCATCTGCGACCGCGCCAAGGACATGATCATCAGCGGCGGCGTGAACATCTATCCCGCCGAGGTCGAAGGCGTGCTGTCCAGTCACCCCGCAGTCGCCGACGTCGCCGTGATCGGCATCCCCGACCCGGAGTGGGGTGAACAGGTCAAGGCCGTGGTCGAACTGGTTCCGGGCCACGAACCGGCCACCGGGTTGGCCGACGACATCATCGCCTTCTGCCGGGCCCGCCTGGCCGGCTTCAAATGCCCCAGATCAGTCGACTTCGACTCGGCGCTGCCCCGCACCGAGGCAGGCAAGCTCGTCAAACGCCAGATCCGCGACGTGTACTGGGCCGACGCGGGCCGCCAGGTCTGA
- a CDS encoding Zn-ribbon domain-containing OB-fold protein translates to MTETTATAADPIPIVGYLHLGESPHLTATVCADCGAYYFDHRDACASCFGTSFTTTPVSTTGTLQTFTVVAVAAPGVAVPYVAGVVDCDGISVRANVVNVEPTVDAVRLGMPLRLTTFPIDTDDEGRTAIGFGFEPAVGPEGGEAR, encoded by the coding sequence ATGACCGAGACGACCGCGACGGCGGCCGACCCCATCCCGATCGTCGGCTATCTGCATCTGGGTGAGTCTCCCCATCTGACCGCGACAGTGTGCGCGGACTGCGGCGCCTACTACTTCGATCACCGGGACGCGTGCGCGTCGTGCTTCGGCACGTCCTTCACGACCACGCCGGTGTCGACGACGGGCACGCTGCAGACCTTCACGGTCGTCGCGGTCGCGGCGCCGGGCGTCGCGGTCCCCTATGTCGCAGGCGTGGTCGACTGCGACGGAATCTCGGTGCGGGCCAACGTCGTCAACGTCGAGCCGACCGTGGACGCCGTCCGGCTGGGAATGCCGTTGCGGCTGACCACCTTTCCCATTGACACCGACGACGAAGGCCGAACCGCGATCGGTTTCGGCTTCGAACCGGCAGTCGGACCCGAAGGAGGCGAGGCACGATGA
- a CDS encoding thiolase family protein produces MNGDIWILGIAMTKFGKRPDRDAVGLGVDAASAALSDARVTVGDIDVLTAGNLLGAPGYGQAVQKQLGQTGIPVFNVANACATGATALRTAILAIKAGEAHLGLAVGAEKLAGAGMLGAGGKSRSGAKTWQPTGRLDAVTSLEGHVGTDLMPGVFAQIGMQYLHRHAYEGTPLDLFARISEKNHFHSTLNPLAAHTKAMSAEQIRNDVMIAYPNTRPMCSANCDGAAAAVLVSDERLQTLSAEQRRRAVKISASVLTTDPWEEACQILPNVNTVTRNAAVQAYEQAGVGPEDLDLVELHDCFATAELVHYDNLGLCEPGGAVDFFESGAPWRDGRLPVNVSGGLQSKGHPIAATGIANVWEVCQHLRDEAKERQIEGARVGLAHVIGLGSTCGIHILERAA; encoded by the coding sequence ATGAACGGCGACATCTGGATCCTGGGCATCGCGATGACAAAGTTCGGCAAGCGCCCCGACCGCGATGCGGTCGGCCTCGGCGTCGACGCCGCGAGCGCGGCGCTGTCGGACGCCCGTGTGACGGTCGGCGACATCGACGTCCTCACCGCGGGCAACCTGCTCGGCGCGCCCGGTTACGGGCAGGCCGTTCAGAAACAGCTCGGCCAGACGGGCATCCCGGTCTTCAACGTGGCCAACGCGTGCGCCACCGGCGCCACGGCGCTGCGCACCGCGATTCTGGCCATCAAGGCCGGCGAGGCCCATCTCGGACTCGCCGTGGGCGCCGAGAAGCTCGCCGGAGCCGGAATGCTCGGAGCCGGCGGGAAGTCCCGCTCCGGGGCCAAGACGTGGCAGCCCACCGGCCGACTGGACGCCGTCACCAGCCTCGAGGGACATGTCGGAACGGACCTGATGCCAGGGGTCTTCGCGCAGATCGGGATGCAGTACCTGCATCGTCACGCCTACGAGGGCACGCCGCTGGACCTGTTCGCCCGGATCAGCGAGAAGAACCACTTCCACTCGACGTTGAACCCCCTGGCGGCGCACACCAAGGCGATGTCGGCCGAACAGATCCGCAATGACGTGATGATCGCCTACCCGAACACCAGACCGATGTGCTCGGCCAACTGCGACGGCGCCGCCGCCGCGGTGCTGGTGAGCGATGAGCGACTGCAGACCCTGTCCGCCGAGCAGCGCCGTCGCGCGGTCAAGATCAGCGCGTCGGTGCTGACCACCGACCCGTGGGAGGAGGCGTGCCAGATCCTCCCCAACGTCAACACCGTCACGCGCAACGCGGCCGTGCAGGCCTATGAGCAGGCCGGTGTCGGCCCCGAGGACCTGGATCTGGTCGAGTTGCACGACTGCTTCGCGACCGCCGAACTGGTGCACTACGACAACCTGGGCCTGTGCGAACCCGGTGGTGCGGTGGACTTCTTCGAGAGCGGCGCACCCTGGCGGGACGGTCGCCTCCCGGTCAACGTCTCGGGTGGGCTGCAGTCCAAGGGGCATCCGATCGCCGCGACCGGGATCGCCAATGTCTGGGAGGTCTGCCAGCACCTCCGCGACGAGGCCAAAGAACGCCAGATCGAAGGCGCGCGAGTCGGTTTGGCGCACGTGATCGGACTCGGTTCCACGTGCGGCATCCATATTCTGGAGCGGGCCGCGTGA
- a CDS encoding DUF7064 domain-containing protein, producing the protein MVRAATPDAAESTPPVTADTPFVAADDNFHASPDGNPYWAETTWWSFNVPERKLGGWLHATFYTNQGFVIWRVYVWDPRGPHREQLRYFRMEEKVPVTDPAPDLRDITIPGGGFSVRMLKPLRDYQIEFADPASDFAISLHFAGVHDPRRYTPGEPPFMDHTHLDQLGHVTGELRLDGELIPIDCYSIRDRSWAPRGEPRPPSTKPVAPADPPQSRVLHPGGPPWREIERERGRGRIQYIFGHAGPDTGFLAFVRVADGDADGWSPLNHGWLLRDGRFERLDKATSVMKNYRDPLTGLSSHMQVRLVDLSGRTMDAEGYTVSHICERADSGSTALMRWDFDGQIGWGEDQDIWHPKHFTRMREALQAVR; encoded by the coding sequence ATGGTGCGTGCAGCCACCCCGGACGCGGCGGAGTCGACTCCGCCGGTCACCGCCGACACCCCGTTCGTGGCGGCGGACGACAACTTCCACGCGTCTCCCGACGGCAATCCGTACTGGGCCGAGACCACGTGGTGGTCGTTCAATGTGCCCGAACGCAAGCTGGGCGGTTGGCTGCACGCGACGTTCTACACCAACCAGGGTTTCGTGATCTGGCGCGTGTACGTGTGGGATCCACGGGGTCCGCACCGCGAGCAACTGCGGTATTTCCGTATGGAGGAGAAGGTGCCGGTGACCGACCCGGCGCCCGACCTGCGCGACATCACCATTCCCGGCGGCGGGTTCAGCGTCAGGATGCTGAAACCGCTTCGGGACTACCAGATCGAGTTCGCTGATCCGGCTTCGGATTTCGCGATCAGTCTGCACTTCGCAGGGGTGCACGACCCCCGCCGTTACACACCCGGCGAACCGCCCTTCATGGATCACACTCATCTCGACCAGCTCGGCCACGTCACCGGCGAGCTTCGTCTGGACGGTGAACTGATTCCCATCGACTGCTATTCCATCCGCGACCGGTCCTGGGCTCCACGCGGGGAACCCAGGCCGCCGTCGACCAAACCCGTCGCGCCGGCCGATCCGCCGCAGTCGCGCGTGCTGCATCCGGGTGGTCCGCCGTGGCGGGAGATCGAGCGGGAACGCGGCCGTGGCCGAATCCAGTACATCTTCGGGCACGCCGGGCCCGACACCGGCTTCCTGGCGTTCGTCCGGGTCGCCGATGGCGACGCCGACGGCTGGTCACCGCTGAACCACGGCTGGCTTCTGCGCGACGGACGCTTCGAACGTCTGGACAAAGCCACCAGCGTCATGAAGAACTACCGAGATCCGTTGACGGGCTTGAGTTCCCATATGCAGGTGCGACTCGTCGATCTCAGTGGCCGGACCATGGACGCCGAGGGTTACACGGTCAGCCACATCTGCGAACGGGCTGACAGCGGCAGTACCGCGCTGATGCGGTGGGACTTCGACGGCCAGATCGGGTGGGGCGAGGATCAGGACATCTGGCATCCCAAACATTTCACGCGTATGCGCGAGGCGCTACAAGCGGTGCGCTGA